One stretch of Bosea vaviloviae DNA includes these proteins:
- the hemJ gene encoding protoporphyrinogen oxidase HemJ: protein MAMYEWIKAFHVMAVIAWMASMLYLPRLMVYHAEAQTGSIQSETFKIMERRLLKGIMTPSMIVTWILGLYLAWSAFGFKGGWLHGKILLVFILSAIHGYLAGRVRAFAEDRNLKSARFYRVINEVPAVLMALIVILVIVKPF from the coding sequence ATCGCGATGTATGAATGGATCAAGGCCTTCCACGTCATGGCGGTGATCGCCTGGATGGCGAGCATGCTCTATTTGCCGCGGTTGATGGTCTATCATGCGGAAGCGCAGACCGGGTCGATCCAGTCCGAGACCTTCAAGATCATGGAGCGGCGGCTGCTCAAGGGCATCATGACGCCCTCGATGATCGTGACCTGGATCCTGGGCCTCTACCTCGCCTGGTCGGCCTTTGGCTTCAAGGGCGGCTGGCTGCACGGCAAGATCCTGCTGGTCTTCATCCTGTCCGCCATCCATGGCTATCTGGCAGGACGGGTCCGCGCCTTCGCCGAGGATCGCAACCTCAAGAGCGCGCGGTTCTATCGCGTCATCAACGAGGTTCCGGCCGTGTTGATGGCGCTGATCGTGATCCTCGTCATCGTCAAGCCGTTCTGA
- the hemE gene encoding uroporphyrinogen decarboxylase — MSTHSKPVFLRALDGETLVTPPLWLMRQAGRYLPEYRELRAKAGSFLALCYNPEMAAEVTLQPIRRFGFDAAILFSDILVIPQALGQALWFAEGEGPRLEPVADEERLRAIDGQADQDKLAPIIETVRRVRGALPRETALIGFCGAPWTVATYMVAGRGTPDQGPAKELFTRDQDLFQRLIDRIVVSSIDYLNAQIKAGVDAVQIFDSWAGSLGPAEFERWCIAPTKRIVEGVRARHPRTRIIGFPRGAGALIPGYVTATGVDAAGLETDIDRGFARDAIQSLVPVQGHLDPLILRAGGPELEREVAAIRSAFGPKPFVFNLGHGILPDTPIAHVERLIAAVRA, encoded by the coding sequence ATGTCGACGCATAGCAAACCGGTTTTCCTGCGGGCACTCGATGGAGAGACACTGGTCACTCCCCCGCTCTGGCTGATGCGTCAGGCTGGCCGATATCTGCCGGAGTATCGTGAGCTTCGCGCCAAGGCTGGAAGCTTCCTCGCGCTTTGCTATAATCCCGAAATGGCTGCCGAGGTCACCTTGCAGCCGATCCGGCGCTTCGGTTTCGATGCCGCGATCCTGTTCTCGGACATCCTCGTTATTCCGCAAGCGCTCGGGCAGGCCCTCTGGTTCGCCGAAGGCGAAGGTCCCCGCCTCGAGCCCGTAGCCGATGAGGAGCGCTTGCGCGCGATCGATGGGCAAGCCGACCAGGACAAGCTTGCGCCGATCATCGAGACCGTACGCCGGGTGAGAGGGGCCCTGCCCAGGGAGACCGCCCTCATCGGCTTCTGTGGCGCGCCCTGGACCGTGGCGACCTATATGGTGGCCGGTCGAGGCACTCCCGATCAAGGGCCGGCGAAAGAGCTGTTCACGCGCGACCAGGATCTCTTCCAGCGCCTGATCGACCGGATCGTCGTTTCGTCGATCGATTATCTCAACGCGCAGATCAAAGCCGGCGTCGATGCCGTCCAGATCTTCGACAGCTGGGCGGGATCTCTGGGGCCGGCCGAGTTCGAACGCTGGTGCATTGCGCCGACGAAGCGGATCGTCGAGGGCGTGCGGGCGCGTCATCCCCGGACCCGCATCATCGGGTTCCCTCGTGGCGCCGGTGCGCTCATCCCGGGTTATGTCACGGCGACAGGCGTCGATGCCGCTGGACTCGAAACCGATATCGACCGCGGTTTCGCGCGCGACGCGATCCAATCGCTGGTGCCGGTCCAGGGCCATCTCGATCCGTTGATCCTGCGCGCCGGGGGACCGGAGCTGGAGCGCGAGGTTGCCGCGATCAGATCGGCTTTCGGGCCTAAGCCCTTCGTTTTCAATCTGGGTCACGGCATCTTGCCCGACACCCCGATCGCGCATGTCGAGCGGCTGATTGCCGCCGTCAGGGCCTGA
- a CDS encoding pyruvate, water dikinase regulatory protein codes for MARNYFHLHLVSDATGETLIAVSRAAAAQYETVSAIEHVYPLVRSEAQLARVLAEIEASPGVVLYTLVEPEWSARLEAFCRDLGCPCLSVLNPVLSLFQSYLGQASAPKPGAQHVLNAEYFRRIDAMNYTLLHDDGQLGGDLESADIILVGISRTSKTPTSIYLANRGIKTANIPLVPNVPLPPELEALKKPLVVGLVASADRIVQIRQNRLLSLKADDETPYVDPAMVADEVAQSRRLCARKGWPVIDVTRRSIEETAAAILDLLRDHRMKFIAT; via the coding sequence GTGGCCCGCAATTATTTTCACCTCCATCTCGTCTCGGACGCGACCGGCGAAACGCTGATCGCGGTCAGCCGCGCAGCAGCCGCACAATACGAGACCGTCTCGGCGATCGAGCACGTCTATCCGCTCGTCCGCTCCGAGGCGCAGCTCGCCCGCGTGCTGGCAGAGATCGAGGCCTCGCCCGGCGTCGTGCTCTACACCCTGGTCGAACCGGAATGGTCGGCGCGGCTCGAGGCGTTTTGTCGCGATCTCGGCTGCCCCTGCCTATCGGTGCTCAATCCGGTACTCTCGCTGTTCCAGTCCTATCTCGGCCAGGCCTCGGCGCCGAAGCCTGGTGCCCAGCACGTCCTCAACGCGGAATATTTCCGCCGCATCGACGCGATGAACTACACGCTGCTGCATGATGACGGGCAGCTCGGTGGCGATCTCGAAAGCGCCGATATCATCCTGGTTGGTATCAGCCGGACCTCGAAGACGCCGACCTCGATCTATCTCGCCAATCGCGGCATCAAGACAGCCAATATCCCGCTCGTGCCGAATGTGCCGTTGCCGCCAGAGCTCGAAGCCCTGAAGAAGCCGCTGGTCGTCGGTCTCGTCGCCAGCGCCGACCGCATCGTCCAGATCAGGCAGAACCGCCTGCTCTCGCTCAAGGCCGATGACGAGACGCCCTATGTCGATCCCGCCATGGTCGCCGACGAGGTCGCGCAGTCGCGCCGGCTTTGCGCCCGTAAGGGCTGGCCGGTGATCGACGTCACCCGCCGCTCGATCGAGGAGACGGCAGCCGCTATCCTCGATCTCCTGCGCGACCACCGCATGAAGTTCATCGCGACATGA
- a CDS encoding Maf family protein → MNGAAALWLGSVPLVLASGSTTRRDMLLAAGILVEVIKPEIDERAVEAALLQRGLPGEDAALELARAKALVVSRAHAQRIVLGADQTLTCDGVSHHKPADAAGARAQIAALSGRTHQLRSAFVLAQAGEVIAQGAQTAGLTMRALSPDFIAAYVDAMGPSAFVSIGGYQIEGLGAQLFDTVEGDHFTILGLPLLAVLAALRGHGLLAH, encoded by the coding sequence ATGAATGGCGCAGCTGCGCTCTGGCTCGGCTCGGTCCCGCTCGTGCTGGCCTCGGGCAGCACGACGCGGCGCGACATGCTGCTGGCGGCAGGAATTCTGGTCGAGGTGATCAAGCCCGAGATCGATGAACGCGCCGTCGAAGCGGCGCTGCTGCAACGCGGTCTGCCGGGCGAGGATGCAGCTCTCGAGCTTGCGCGCGCCAAGGCCTTGGTGGTCTCAAGGGCTCATGCCCAGCGCATCGTGCTCGGCGCCGATCAGACTTTGACCTGTGACGGCGTCAGTCATCACAAGCCCGCTGACGCCGCCGGCGCTCGCGCCCAGATCGCTGCGCTGTCGGGTCGAACGCACCAGCTGCGCTCGGCCTTCGTCCTGGCGCAGGCCGGCGAGGTCATCGCGCAGGGCGCCCAGACGGCCGGCCTGACCATGCGTGCTTTGAGCCCGGATTTCATCGCGGCCTATGTCGATGCGATGGGCCCGTCCGCTTTCGTCAGCATCGGCGGCTACCAGATCGAAGGGCTCGGCGCCCAGCTCTTCGACACAGTCGAAGGCGACCATTTCACCATTCTCGGCCTGCCGCTCCTTGCCGTCCTCGCCGCCTTGCGCGGTCACGGCCTGCTCGCGCACTGA
- a CDS encoding shikimate dehydrogenase: protein MTLRCFVIGHPIAHSRSPLIHGTWLEQHGLDGSYERIDVAPSELPGFVARIRAGAFAGGNVTVPHKEAMLPLLDEVSAAARAIGAVNTIWCENGRLYGDNTDAAGFLGHLDAIAPGWQERVRTALLIGSGGAARAIAYGLKSRGVARIILANRGRERAKELARVLGAPLQARDWDERDALVGEADLIVNTTSLGMKGQPPLALDLARLRPGTLVDDIVYVPLKTALLTQAQQRGGVIVDGLGMLLHQAVPGFARWFGVTPAVTPALRARLERDILGA from the coding sequence ATGACTCTTCGCTGCTTCGTCATCGGCCATCCGATCGCCCATTCGAGATCGCCGCTGATTCACGGAACCTGGCTCGAGCAGCATGGGCTCGACGGATCCTATGAGCGCATCGATGTCGCGCCGTCGGAGCTGCCGGGCTTCGTCGCGCGCATCCGGGCAGGCGCATTCGCGGGTGGCAATGTCACTGTCCCGCATAAGGAAGCGATGCTGCCCTTGCTCGACGAGGTCAGCGCGGCGGCGCGCGCCATAGGCGCGGTCAATACGATCTGGTGCGAGAACGGACGGCTTTACGGCGACAACACCGACGCTGCCGGTTTCCTCGGTCATCTCGATGCGATTGCGCCGGGCTGGCAGGAGAGGGTTCGCACGGCGCTGCTGATCGGTTCGGGTGGCGCCGCGCGGGCCATCGCCTACGGCCTGAAGAGCCGTGGCGTGGCCCGCATCATCCTGGCCAATCGCGGCCGGGAGCGGGCCAAAGAGCTTGCCCGGGTTCTCGGCGCGCCGCTGCAAGCGCGCGACTGGGACGAGCGCGACGCACTGGTCGGAGAGGCGGATCTCATCGTCAACACGACCTCGCTCGGCATGAAGGGCCAGCCGCCGCTGGCTCTCGATTTGGCGCGCCTGCGCCCCGGCACGCTCGTCGACGACATCGTCTATGTACCGCTGAAGACGGCGCTGCTGACGCAGGCCCAACAGCGCGGCGGCGTCATCGTCGATGGCCTCGGCATGCTGCTGCACCAGGCCGTGCCCGGATTCGCGCGTTGGTTCGGGGTGACGCCGGCGGTAACGCCGGCCCTGCGCGCAAGGCTCGAAAGGGATATCCTGGGGGCCTGA
- the coaE gene encoding dephospho-CoA kinase (Dephospho-CoA kinase (CoaE) performs the final step in coenzyme A biosynthesis.), giving the protein MTFILGLTGSIGMGKSTTAAFFRARGVPVHDADACVHALYRGRAAPLIGEAFPGVVRDGVVDRARLSVAVVGQAEALKRLEGIIHPLVREEEEAFLGNSRKAGAGLVVLDIPLLLETGGQGRCDAVLVVTASAAVQRARVLARPEMTEEKFAAILARQMPDAQKRRQAHFLVDTGGGQLAAQRQVSSILSVLAGRPGRRLPVESAAHA; this is encoded by the coding sequence ATGACCTTCATCCTCGGACTCACCGGCTCGATCGGGATGGGGAAATCGACGACCGCGGCCTTCTTTCGCGCGCGTGGTGTGCCGGTGCATGATGCCGATGCCTGCGTTCACGCGCTCTATCGCGGCCGCGCCGCGCCATTGATCGGCGAGGCCTTTCCCGGTGTCGTCCGTGACGGCGTGGTCGATCGCGCGCGTCTCTCAGTGGCGGTGGTCGGACAGGCGGAGGCGCTGAAGCGGTTGGAGGGCATCATCCACCCGCTCGTTCGCGAGGAGGAGGAGGCCTTCCTCGGGAATAGCCGCAAGGCAGGCGCAGGGCTTGTCGTGCTCGATATTCCGCTGCTGCTGGAGACCGGCGGGCAAGGGCGTTGCGATGCCGTGCTCGTCGTCACCGCCTCGGCCGCGGTCCAGCGCGCCCGCGTCCTGGCGCGCCCGGAGATGACGGAGGAGAAGTTCGCCGCCATCCTCGCCCGCCAAATGCCGGATGCGCAGAAGCGCCGCCAGGCCCATTTCCTTGTGGACACGGGCGGCGGTCAGCTGGCCGCGCAGCGGCAGGTGAGTTCTATCCTGAGCGTCCTTGCCGGCCGGCCTGGCCGCAGGCTTCCAGTGGAGAGCGCCGCTCATGCGTGA
- the dnaQ gene encoding DNA polymerase III subunit epsilon — MREIVLDTETTGVEANSGDRIVEIGCVELVNHCPSGRNFHVYINPERSMPDGAFRVHGLSEAFLSDKPLFAAIADGFIEFIGDARLVIHNAAFDIGFLNMELKRLSYGPIEQHRVVDTLAMARRKHPGASNSLDALCSRYGIDNTRRTKHGALLDSEILAEVYIELIGGKQTSLGLGVAMAGDGGGLGGAAIDRPQRQRPLASRLDDATIAAHETFIRTLKTPLWSGYLGLTDEA, encoded by the coding sequence ATGCGTGAAATCGTCCTCGATACCGAGACGACCGGCGTTGAAGCCAATAGCGGCGATCGCATCGTCGAAATCGGTTGCGTCGAGCTGGTCAATCACTGCCCGAGCGGGCGCAATTTTCACGTCTACATCAATCCCGAGCGCTCGATGCCGGACGGCGCCTTCAGGGTCCACGGCCTCTCCGAAGCCTTCCTCTCTGACAAGCCGCTCTTTGCGGCGATCGCCGATGGCTTCATCGAGTTCATCGGCGATGCGCGCCTCGTGATCCACAATGCTGCCTTCGATATCGGCTTCCTCAATATGGAGCTGAAGCGGCTCAGCTATGGGCCGATCGAACAGCACCGCGTCGTCGACACCCTGGCCATGGCGCGCCGAAAGCATCCCGGTGCCTCCAACAGCCTGGACGCGCTCTGCTCGCGTTACGGCATCGACAACACCAGGCGCACCAAGCACGGCGCGCTGCTCGACTCCGAAATCCTGGCCGAGGTCTATATCGAGCTGATCGGCGGCAAGCAGACTTCGCTTGGCCTGGGCGTCGCGATGGCGGGTGACGGTGGCGGACTCGGCGGCGCGGCGATCGACCGTCCGCAACGCCAGCGGCCTCTCGCCTCCCGCCTCGACGACGCAACCATCGCCGCCCACGAAACCTTCATCCGCACGCTGAAGACGCCGCTCTGGAGCGGCTATCTCGGCCTGACCGACGAGGCGTGA
- a CDS encoding TerC family protein, which yields MDYLMTLAADPTVWAALGALIAMEVVLGIDNLIFISILTNKLPEEQRARGRKIGIGLALILRLGLLSTVAIIVQLTTPVFSVLGKAFSWRDIILIAGGLFLVWKATKEIHHKVDADHGPDVFDGGKAAAVTFGGVIVQILLLDLVFSIDSIITAVGMTDHIPVMVIAVVFAVLVMLLAADPLASFIERNPTIVMLALGFLLMIGGTLIGEGFGAHVPKGYIYAAMAFSAAIEGLNMLSRRKTKS from the coding sequence ATGGACTATCTGATGACGCTTGCCGCCGACCCCACGGTGTGGGCCGCGCTCGGGGCACTGATCGCCATGGAAGTCGTCCTGGGCATCGACAACCTGATCTTCATCTCGATCCTGACCAACAAGCTGCCGGAGGAGCAGCGCGCGCGCGGCCGCAAGATCGGCATCGGGCTGGCGCTGATCCTGCGGCTCGGCCTGCTCTCGACCGTCGCCATCATCGTGCAATTGACCACCCCGGTCTTCTCGGTGCTCGGCAAGGCCTTCTCCTGGCGCGACATCATCCTGATCGCCGGCGGCCTCTTCCTGGTCTGGAAGGCGACGAAGGAGATCCATCACAAGGTCGATGCCGACCATGGGCCCGACGTCTTCGATGGCGGCAAGGCGGCGGCCGTCACCTTCGGTGGCGTCATCGTCCAGATCCTGCTGCTCGACCTCGTTTTCTCCATCGACAGCATCATCACCGCCGTCGGCATGACCGATCATATCCCGGTGATGGTGATCGCCGTCGTCTTCGCGGTTCTGGTGATGCTGCTCGCGGCCGACCCGCTGGCGAGCTTCATCGAGCGCAACCCGACCATCGTGATGCTGGCGCTCGGCTTCCTGCTGATGATCGGCGGCACGCTGATCGGCGAGGGTTTTGGCGCGCATGTGCCCAAGGGCTACATCTACGCCGCCATGGCCTTCTCGGCTGCGATCGAGGGCCTGAACATGCTGTCGCGGCGCAAGACGAAGAGCTGA
- the secB gene encoding protein-export chaperone SecB, translated as MANDIPNGNGAQAPETAPSMSALIQYTKDFSFENPKAPRSLSQQTQQGPQMSLQVNVSTAPLGEDDYETVLQLEGKAELGGETLFAFDLSYGGVFRIQNVPQEHIHPVLVIDCARLLFPFARQIIAEAVQNGGFPPFYVPSIDFAALFQQRVQELQAQGAPNA; from the coding sequence ATGGCCAACGACATTCCCAACGGCAACGGCGCGCAAGCCCCCGAGACGGCTCCGAGCATGAGCGCCCTGATCCAGTACACCAAGGATTTCTCCTTCGAGAATCCCAAGGCGCCGCGCTCGCTCAGCCAGCAGACGCAGCAGGGACCGCAGATGTCGCTGCAGGTCAACGTCTCGACCGCTCCGCTCGGCGAGGACGATTACGAGACCGTGCTGCAGCTCGAGGGCAAGGCCGAGCTCGGCGGCGAGACGCTGTTTGCTTTCGATCTCAGCTATGGCGGCGTGTTCCGCATCCAGAACGTGCCGCAGGAGCACATCCATCCTGTGCTGGTGATCGACTGCGCCCGCCTGCTCTTCCCCTTCGCCCGGCAGATCATCGCCGAGGCGGTCCAGAACGGCGGCTTCCCGCCCTTCTATGTGCCGTCGATCGATTTCGCGGCCTTGTTCCAGCAGCGCGTGCAGGAGCTCCAGGCCCAGGGCGCACCGAACGCCTGA
- a CDS encoding Tim44/TimA family putative adaptor protein, protein MQNSFDMTTIIFLALAVFVAWKLRSVLGQKTGQEQPPTDPFARREGTPVRPDQAPPADSKRDNVIRLPGAANDPAVSPAPAADRWKDIAPADSAIVAGIEAIIRQEPGFDPRAFIGGAKAAYETIVTAFARGDRKVLKGLLAKEVYEGFEQAITDREKRGEKAESSFVSIDKAEITAVDVKGKNGQVTLAFVSQLISVTRDAQGAVVDGSAEAVSEVNDIWTFARQLGSRDPNWLLVATESAA, encoded by the coding sequence ATGCAAAATTCCTTCGACATGACGACGATTATTTTCCTGGCTCTGGCCGTTTTCGTCGCCTGGAAGCTGCGCTCGGTGCTGGGTCAGAAGACCGGTCAGGAACAGCCGCCGACCGACCCCTTCGCGCGTCGCGAGGGAACGCCGGTGCGGCCCGACCAGGCTCCCCCGGCTGACAGCAAGCGCGACAACGTCATCCGCCTGCCCGGCGCGGCCAATGATCCCGCGGTGAGCCCGGCTCCCGCCGCCGACCGCTGGAAGGATATCGCGCCCGCGGATTCGGCCATCGTTGCCGGCATCGAGGCGATCATCCGGCAGGAGCCGGGCTTCGACCCGCGCGCCTTCATCGGCGGCGCCAAGGCAGCCTATGAGACGATCGTCACCGCTTTCGCGCGGGGCGACCGCAAGGTGCTGAAGGGCCTCCTCGCCAAGGAGGTCTATGAGGGCTTCGAGCAGGCGATCACGGATCGTGAGAAGCGCGGCGAAAAGGCTGAATCCTCCTTCGTCTCGATCGACAAGGCGGAGATCACCGCCGTCGACGTCAAGGGCAAGAACGGCCAGGTCACGCTGGCCTTCGTCTCGCAATTGATCAGCGTCACGCGCGATGCTCAGGGCGCGGTCGTCGACGGCAGCGCCGAAGCGGTCTCCGAGGTCAACGACATCTGGACTTTCGCGCGCCAGCTCGGCAGCCGCGACCCCAACTGGCTCCTGGTCGCCACCGAATCCGCCGCGTGA